The Pseudomonadota bacterium genomic interval GCGCCGGTGCTCGAGTCCTTGCAGGGCGAGCCGCCGTAGCCTCGCCAGGTCGTCGAGCGGCTGCGTGTGGTCATCGAGCGCTTGCAGGAACGACTCGGGTCTCTTGGACGCGCCGCAGACCGGGTGAAACCACAATGTCTGCTCGGTCTCGCCTTCGTCGTAGGGGTTTGGCAGACGCTCGCCGAAGCGCAGCGACCCCTTGGCGATGCGTTCTCCGCAGCCACGGCAGGTTGCTCTTCCGCTCTTGGCGGGCTCAAGCGAATGATTCATGGCACGACCTCATCGCCCCTCGAGTCCGCTGTCGTGTCGGGTTAGCATGCCGCCATGATACTGCGGGATCCGGTGCACGGGTT includes:
- a CDS encoding PARP-type zinc finger-containing protein, which encodes MNHSLEPAKSGRATCRGCGERIAKGSLRFGERLPNPYDEGETEQTLWFHPVCGASKRPESFLQALDDHTQPLDDLARLRRLALQGLEHRRLPRLVRLEPAATGRARCRQCREPIPKGHWRIALDFFEDGRFSPAGFIHVQCAGAYFGTTDIGERLAASRVALSDDDLSQLLQGG